The sequence TTGCTCAGCCCCGCGCCGATTTCGCCGCACGAGTCGGCGCCAAAGGCCATCGCCAGCAGACCGAAGAAGAAGACGCCGACGAGCAGACCAAGCAGCAGCAGTGCGCCGCCGATCGCGATCGACCAGCGCAATGCCGGATGCATCGGTGTTGCGGTCGGGCGCGTCATGGCCGTGCCTCCGGCGCGGCGTGACGCACGTGGTAGCGGAAATCGTGAGCGGGCACGCCGTCGAGCGGCTCGACCAGGAAGCGCACCTGCGGGCGCTCGGCGGCCCCGGCACTGCCGAGTCGACCGCGCAATCGCGCGCTGCGACCGGCATCGACGTCGGCATAGACCCAGGCCTGACGCGGCGGAAAACCGAAGCCGCGCACCGACACCGCGCCAAACCAAGGCGAAATGCGTGACCAGTAGTGGTCCGGCGGCTGCAACCAGATGCGCACGCGGCCGCGGCCGATGCTGGCTTCAACCTCAACCTCATGAACGCCGCGCGTGTTGCGCGTCATCAACTCGACCGGACGCAGCGCGGATACGGTTTCGCCGTACCCGCTCGCGTCCACTTCGCCGGAGCCGGCCCAACCTCTGCGTTCCTCGCGTCCGGACGCAGCGCCGGTGAATGCGTAGCTGCCCGGACCCTGCCACGACAGCCCGGGCGGATTCAGCACCGGCGTGTCGTCCAGATTCAGCGCCCAGTTGCCGCCGCGTTTCGGCAGCGCATCCGGCATCCGCGCGATGCGGCTCGCGGAGAGGTCGAGTCGGTCCAGGTCGAGCGCGAGCAGTGCGCTGAAGTCGGTCAGCGGTGTCGCCGACAAATCGAGCTCGCGCAAACGCGCCAGCGTGGCCAGCGCCGCCACATCGGCGACGCGCGTAGCGGCGAGCGCGAGTGCTTCGAGGCCTGCGGGCAATGCGTTCGCCGCGGGCGTCGGCAGCGGTTGCTGCGACAGGTTCAACTCGCGCAGCGCATCGAGCCCGGACAGCTGCGGCCATTGCGCGAGCTGGCCGTGGTCGAACCACAGCACGCGCAGCGCGGTGAACGCGCTAACATCCGGCGCCGCGGCATGCGGCCAGTCGGCCACGCGCAGTGCACGCACATGTCCGGCCTCGATCCACACCGCTCGCCGGTTCACTTCGGCTTCGAGCAGGCCGCGGTAGTAGCCGCCGAGCGAGTGCACCGCCCGCAGCTCGAAGCCGCCATCGTGCGCGATCTGCTCCAGGGCCTCGCGCTCCGCAGGCGCCAGCGTCGTCAGCGCGCTGACGATGTCCGGCGCCGGCTCGGCCAGCCCCGCCCACGTGAGCAGCCCGGCCAAGCCCAACAGCAGCAGCAGCGCCGCGCGTTTCATCCACTTCCACAGCCAGGCACCCATGTTGACCCCGTCCGATTTGCCCGTTCGAGTACTGCCACGCAAGATGGCGCGGATGCGGATCAGTCGGATCGGGGCGCGGGCGGCAAAATCTTTCAGAGCCTGGACGCGCTCAGCACGATATCGGCGTGCTGCCAGGCGGCGTCGAAGCGGCGTTGCACCTCGGCGGCTTCTGCGCCGCGCTGCTGCGCACGCAGGCTCTGCGCGAGGCCGAACAGCGACCAGCCGTTCTCGGGATTGCGCTGCAGTTCCTCGCGATAGGTCGCCTCGGCCGACTTGGCGTCGCCGGCGGCCAGCAGCATGGCGCCCAGTGTGTGCCGTGTCGGCGCATGCCAGCCCGGTGGCTCGTCGTAGGGAATGCCGTCCTCGATCACGACCGCTTCGCGCAGCGCCTCGATGCCGGCTTGGGTGTCGCCGTTCACCGTCGCCAGCTCGCCGCGCAAGGTGCGCTCGGCGATGCGTACCGCATGCGCAAGCGGATAACGATCCCAGACCGTGAGCTTGGCCAGTTCCGGGTCGGCCGCGAGTTTGGCCAGCGCAGCCAGGTGCTGCTCGGCCTGCTCGAGTTCGCGATCTCGCACCGCGGCCATGCCACGCGCGTAGTGCCAGATCGCGCTGACATAGGGCAGGTCCGGCGCCGGGTTCGGCGCATCGATGATTTCCTCCCAGCGCCCGAAGCGCACGCGTCGGAACCAGTCGGTCATCCAGTAGTGCTGCAAGCCGGCGAAGCCCGGTTGCCGCATTAAGTCGGGCAGATTCGTGCGCGCGGAGGTGGCCTCGGCCGCTGCCTTCGCAACCGCACGTGCGCCTTCCATGCTCGCCGCGAACCACAGGAAGTGATGATTGTGTGGCACGTAGCCGAGCGGATACAGGCCCTGCGCATTGCCACGGCAGACGTCCAGATAGGCGTCGTCGGCCTTCACCGCGACTTCGTTCGCGAGCACCGCGTCATGCCAGCGACCGACCCGCGCATAGATGTGCGCGGGCATGTGCACCAGATGGCCGGAGCCCGGGATCAAGGCGCGCAAGCGGTCGGCGGCAGCGACGCCGCGTTGCGGATCGGCCGAGGCCTCGACCGCATGCACATACAGATGCAATGCACCGGCGTGGTCGGGATGACGCGCCATCACGCCCTCGAGCACGAACACGATGTGCTCGGTGTGGCCCTTCGGTTTCAACTCGGCGTCGTAGTAGTCCCAGGGTTGCGTGTCCATCATCGCCTCGGCCCAGAAGGTCGCGGCGTCGGGATCACCCGGAAGTTCGCGCGCGAGCGCGCCGCTGGCTTCGGCATAGGCGGCGTCGAGCGCGCTGCGATCGTCACCGGGCCGCTCGACGTAGCGCGCCGACAGCGCCTTGATGAAACCCTGCTCGCGCGGTGTCGCCTTGGCGGAGAATTGCTGCGCCTTCTGCAGGCGTTGCCAGGCCTTGGCATTGTTGCCCGGGTCCATGCCCGAGTTCACGTGCGGCCCGAGCACCAGCGCCGCGCCCCACCAGCACATTGCGCATTCGGGATCGAGTTCCACCGCGCGCAGGAAGGAACGTTCGGCTGCGTCGTGATTGAAGCCGTAGGTGAGCATCAGGCCCTGGTTGAACCATCGCTGCACCGCTGGATGTTTGCTGGTGACCGCGAACTGGTAGTCGCCGAGGCCTTCGAGCAGCGTGGCTCCGATCTGGCTCACCGCAGCGGGCGGCGGCTCGGGCACCGCTGCCGGTGCCGGCGCGCGGCCACGCGAATAGAAGTAACCGGCGACGCCGGCAGCGATCACCGCGACCACGATGAGCATGCGCTTCATGACGTACCTCCGCGGCAATCCGGTGCGCGAGTTCTACTCCGCCGCGGCGTGCGCTGCAATCGGCACGGCGCTGCGCCACTCGATCCGTGCGCAGCGCCGCGATCAGGTCGAGGTCGGCGGTGTGAAGGCCTGCGGTTGCCACGCGCACCGCCCTGTTCTATGTTTTACAGCAGTAAAACCCTGAGGCCATGCCCATGAGTTGCAGCGCGACCCTTCGACAATCCGGTGGTTCGATCATTCTTTCGATTCCGAAATCGATCGCGAAGTCACTGGCGGTGGAGGCGGGTTCAGTCGTGGACCTGGTCGTCGAGGGCCGCCAACTGCGCGTTTCGGCGGCCAGGCGAACCTTGGCGCAACGCCTCGCTGAATCTCCGAAAACTCCGGCGAAGTGGGGCCGGGATGCGGACTGGCTCGCCGCGCCGGCGATTGGTCGGGAACAGCTGTGAGCCGCGGCCTGCCAGCGCGCGGCGACATCCTCGATCTCAGCCTCGACCCGACGCTCGGCCGCGAGATCCGCGGCACGCGGCCAGTGCTCGTGCTTTCGGCCGACAGCTTCAACGCCGCGTCCGGACTATTGCTGGTCGCCCCAATCACGCAGGGCGGCCAACTGACCCGCAGCACCGGCTTCAGCGTAACGCTGATGGGGGCTGGGACGCGCACGCAGGGCGTCATCTGCTGCGACCAGACGCGCACCATCGACTCGCGCGCCCGTCGCTTCCGGCGCATCGAGCGCGCGCCGGACGCAATCATCGACGAGGCCATTGATGCCGTGCGTTCGATCCTCGACTAGCGCACCGATCAATCCGTGCGCAGCGCCGCGATCGGGTCGAGGTCGGCGGCTTGGCGGGCGGGGTAGACGCCGAAGGCGAGTCCGGTGAGCGCGCAGATCAGGGTCGCGGCGAACACCGGGATCGGCGCCCAGCCCACCGCCCAGCCCGCGCCCCAGGCGATCAGGTAGGCCAGCGCGCCACCAAACACGAGTCCGAGCACGGCACCGACGCCGCAGATCAGCGCCGCTTCGCGCATGAACTGTTCGATCACGTCGCGCCGACGCGCACCGAGCGCGCGCAGCAGCCCGATCTCGCGTTTCCGTTCGAGCACGTTGGCGAGCATGATGTTCATGATGCCGATGCCGCCGACCAGCAGGCTGACGCCGGCGATCGCGGCCATCACGATCTGGAAGATGCGCTGCGTCGCCTGGTGCTGGCGGTACAACTGCGCCGGCACGATCAGCGCGTAGTCCTTCTGCCCGGCATGGCGCTGGTCGAGCAGAGCCGAGAGCACCTTGGAGCCATCGACGATGCCGACCGGGTCATCGAGCTGCACCAGGAACCGGTCGATCTCGTCCTCCATCGGCTGGAAGCGCAGGCGCGCCAGTGCCGAAGCCAGCGGCACGAACACGCGGTTGCTCTCGAGACCGAGCTGCACGCCCTCGAACTGGTCCTTGCTCAGATCGCGATCGACCAGCACGCCGATGACCTCGAACCAGGCGTGGTTGACCTTGACCAGCTCGCCGACCGCGTCGCGACCCGGGAACAGCGTCTTCGCCGCCTGGTGGCCGAGCACCGCCACCGCCGCCAGGCGCTCGTCGTCGGCCAGGTCGAACACGCGACCGCTGCCGACGGCGAGCGAGGACAGCTTGAAGTAGTCCGGCGTGACGCCGCTCGCCACCGCGTCCGAGTTCGCGTATTCGCTCAGCACCGAATGCGTCTTGATCGCCTTCTCGGCGGCGAATCCGCTGGCGCGCGGCACCACTTGCATCGCCGCCTCGGCGTCGGCTCGGGTCAGCCCGAGGCTGCGGGCACGCATCTCGCGCAGCGCCTCCTGGTCCGGCGGCGACTCGGTTTTCACGATCAGGTTGCGCAGACCCAGACCCTCGACCAGCTTCAGCGCTTCCTGGCGCGAGCCTTCGCCGACGCCCTGCATCGCCACGATCGAGCCGACGCCGAAAATCAGTCCCAACAGGGTCAGTAGCGTGCGCAGGCGGCGACGCCACAACTCCTCGACCGCCTCACGCCAGTGCGTGCCGAAGCGATGACCGATGCGATCGATCCAGACACTCATCCGACTCTCCGCATGCCGCCACCACGCCCGCCGCGGGCGCCATCGCTCGGCGCCGAAAAGCGCTTCGCGTCCGGATTCGCCGCATTCGCGGCCGGTGTCAGCACCACCGCGTCGCCGGCCTTCAGTCCCTTCAGCACCTCGCTGCGCGCGGTGCCGCGCGCACCGAGCTCGACTTCGCGCTTCGCCAGCTTGCCGCCTTCGCGCACTTCGACGTAGGTCTTGCCGCCCTCGGCAATCAGCGCCACGTTCGGCACCGACAGGCCTTCGCCGGCTTCTCCGGTGAACACATCCGCGGCCATGCCCTGCCCCGGCACCAACTGGAACTTGGCCACCGCCGCAGCCGGCACGGCGGCTTTCATCAACACGTACTTGACCGGGTTCTGGCGACTGCGCGACTGCGCGGCGCCGGCAACCCAGCTGACTTCGCTGACGAACTCCTGCTCGGGCCGGCCGAGCGCGTGCATCTTCACGCGCGCGCCGACCTTCACGCCCTGGGCATCGAGTTGGGTGAGCGCGAACTGCACCTCCAGCGACGACAGTTCCGGCAGTGCCCCGAACTCCTGGCCGGCCCACATGCTGGCGCCGACCTTGGGCTTCTCGCCGCCCCAGTCGGTGCTGAGCACGAACACGCCATCGTGCGGCGCGTACAGCTCGAGCGCGGCCACGTCCTCGCGCCGGCGCTGCGCATTGAGCCCATAGGTGGCGCGCTGCGAATCGAGCACCGCCAGCTCGGCCCCGCCACGCACGCCGGTCTGCTGCTTCTGCCATTCCAGGGTCTGGTGCTTGAAGCCGAGGAAGGCGGCGTCCTGCACCGCGTCGAGAATCTCGTTGCGCGCGAACATGCCGAGTTCGGCGCCGGCGTAGCGCTCGGCGATGCCGAGATCGACATCGACCTTGGCGATTTCGGCACCGACCTTGTCCTGCGCGGTCGCGAGTTCGAGCTCCTTGCCGATGCGCGCGAGCACGTTGCGGCGCAGATCGAGCTCGGCCTTGGTCAATTCGAGTTCGCCCTGCGGCGCAATGAAGCGCGCGACCAGATCGCCCTTCTTCACCTGCGAACCTTCGGCGACCATCCACTCCAGTTGCCGCTGCGACCAGCCCTGGCCCGGCACCGCCAGTGGCGTCGCCTTGGCCGAGCGGACTTCGCCCGCCGCCGAAACCCGCAATGCCACCGCGCCTTGCTTCAGCACTTCCACCGGCGCAACCAGGCCGGCGTCATCGCCGCAGGCCGCCAGCGCCAGCAGGGAGATCAGGCAGATGCGCCTCATGAGCGTTGCTCCCCGACCCGGATCACCACCCGAACCGGCTGCCCCGGCTTCAAGGCCTGCCCCTTGGGATCGAAACTGACCACGGCATCGACCACCGGCACCAGCTGCGCGCGCGACTTGCTGCGTACCGCGCGGCCGACCTCGGTGACCGTGCCCTCGATCGCCTGGCCAGCGCCGCCCTCGACCGTGACCCGCGCCTTCATCCCTACGGCCACGTGGCGAATCTCGGTTTCCGGAATCGCGACGCGCGCGATCAGGGTCGAGACGTCCGGAATCTGCGCCACCGACTGGCCGCGAAACACCTGCGAGCCAACATCGAACTTCTCGCCCTGGAAATTGC comes from Lysobacterales bacterium and encodes:
- a CDS encoding AbrB/MazE/SpoVT family DNA-binding domain-containing protein, with the protein product MSCSATLRQSGGSIILSIPKSIAKSLAVEAGSVVDLVVEGRQLRVSAARRTLAQRLAESPKTPAKWGRDADWLAAPAIGREQL
- a CDS encoding type II toxin-antitoxin system PemK/MazF family toxin, with protein sequence MSRGLPARGDILDLSLDPTLGREIRGTRPVLVLSADSFNAASGLLLVAPITQGGQLTRSTGFSVTLMGAGTRTQGVICCDQTRTIDSRARRFRRIERAPDAIIDEAIDAVRSILD
- a CDS encoding ABC transporter permease, whose translation is MSVWIDRIGHRFGTHWREAVEELWRRRLRTLLTLLGLIFGVGSIVAMQGVGEGSRQEALKLVEGLGLRNLIVKTESPPDQEALREMRARSLGLTRADAEAAMQVVPRASGFAAEKAIKTHSVLSEYANSDAVASGVTPDYFKLSSLAVGSGRVFDLADDERLAAVAVLGHQAAKTLFPGRDAVGELVKVNHAWFEVIGVLVDRDLSKDQFEGVQLGLESNRVFVPLASALARLRFQPMEDEIDRFLVQLDDPVGIVDGSKVLSALLDQRHAGQKDYALIVPAQLYRQHQATQRIFQIVMAAIAGVSLLVGGIGIMNIMLANVLERKREIGLLRALGARRRDVIEQFMREAALICGVGAVLGLVFGGALAYLIAWGAGWAVGWAPIPVFAATLICALTGLAFGVYPARQAADLDPIAALRTD